One window of Candidatus Baltobacteraceae bacterium genomic DNA carries:
- a CDS encoding acyltransferase, with the protein MTEMNPLARAVTDVRALLRLLQTELGDARQRAALPGITYASHTIIRGADRIRTGRNVFLDHGAYLNPSTVNDRRGFIEIGDDVEIGPYSVLWGGGGLTIGNNVHLGAHVHITTQQGRPVDSTKRGPLIVDVAPVVIGNDVLIYSGAIIVPGVRIGDGASVAAGAVVVRDVPAGARVGGVPARVLSAERRREILPRFDHVKMAVESGHREDLS; encoded by the coding sequence ATGACCGAGATGAATCCGCTCGCTCGCGCCGTGACCGACGTGCGTGCCCTTCTTCGGCTGCTGCAAACCGAGTTGGGAGACGCCCGCCAGCGGGCAGCGCTGCCCGGGATCACCTACGCATCGCATACGATCATCCGCGGCGCCGACCGCATCCGCACGGGACGCAACGTCTTCCTCGATCACGGAGCCTATCTCAACCCGAGCACCGTCAACGACCGGCGCGGCTTCATCGAGATCGGTGACGACGTCGAAATCGGACCGTACAGCGTTCTGTGGGGCGGCGGCGGTTTGACGATCGGAAACAACGTGCACCTCGGCGCGCACGTCCACATTACGACGCAGCAAGGCCGCCCCGTCGATTCCACCAAGCGCGGGCCGCTGATCGTGGACGTCGCTCCCGTCGTGATCGGAAACGACGTTCTGATCTATTCCGGCGCCATCATCGTCCCGGGCGTGCGCATCGGCGACGGCGCAAGCGTTGCCGCGGGCGCGGTCGTCGTCCGCGACGTACCAGCCGGTGCGCGCGTCGGCGGCGTGCCGGCGCGCGTGCTATCGGCCGAGCGCCGGCGGGAGATCTTGCCGCGATTCGACCACGTGAAAATGGCGGTCGAGTCCGGTCACCGAGAGGATCTTTCGTAG
- a CDS encoding STAS domain-containing protein: MTRGPLARFTHGEIGGHPLLEVSGEIDLSNAASFATALEELRHAPIVVIDMSALRFMDSSAINALARLRRSLRPSGSEIYLVVPLPVLRKILSVTGLDRHFHVVESRQDLPPALGR, from the coding sequence TTGACGCGCGGGCCACTAGCGCGGTTCACCCACGGTGAGATCGGAGGGCACCCGCTCCTCGAAGTTTCCGGCGAGATCGACCTCTCGAACGCGGCGTCGTTTGCGACCGCTCTGGAAGAACTGCGCCACGCGCCCATCGTCGTCATCGACATGAGCGCGCTGCGATTCATGGATTCCTCCGCGATCAACGCGCTGGCCCGTCTGCGACGCAGTCTGCGGCCTTCGGGCAGTGAGATCTATCTGGTCGTCCCGCTTCCGGTGCTACGAAAGATCCTCTCGGTGACCGGACTCGACCGCCATTTTCACGTGGTCGAATCGCGGCAAGATCTCCCGCCGGCGCTCGGCCGATAG